The nucleotide sequence AGACCTCAATCTTAACCACGCTGGATCCGAGCAGTTCGCCGTCTGCTCACCGCGCCGGCCGGATCACCGGCGGATTAGCCAGTGCCTGCATCCGCGCGCGCAGGTCGGCCGGGAGCTTTTTCGACAGATTGGTCGCCACGATCCGGAAGAAGCGGATCATTTCCTCGTGCCTGGGCCCGGTCACCGGGGGGGCATCAACCTGGCCCGTCGCGTGCACCGTCAGCTTGGGCGGGCCGGACTCGCTGCGGACCGTGAGCTCGCCGAGGGTCAGCTCCAAGGAGTGCAGCCGGCTCTCCGCCTGATCGCGCCAGACGGTCAGGATTGCCTTGCTCTCGGAGCGATAGCGCTCGCCCTGCAGCCCGGCCCGCGCCCGGGGAGCCGAGGCCGGGGCAAAGCCGGCGCCGATGACCACGGCCTCGAGCAACTGGAAATAACCCTGACGCTGGGTGTCGTTCTCAAATTGGAGGGAAAGTCCGCACCAGGTGCCCGCCGTCAGCGTGCGGAAATGCGCCACGGTGCACGGAATCCGGAGGGCAAAGTCATCCAGCGCCAGCACCAGCAGCGTGCGCTCACCCCGGGTGGTGACCGAAGCGGACGGCAGACGCAGGCTGACGCCGTTGGCGGAGAGGTCCGCGACGGCGCCACCCCAGCTCATGCCGGCACCGGGTGCCTCCTTGCTTATCGCCGCTTGGGCGGTGCCCAGCAAATTGACCGTGGCCTTCAGCGGGAATCCGGGCGCCACGGGATAGCGTGCCGAGCGACGTTGCTCATGCTTGCCGGAAAAGGCTGAGCGGGAGAAGTCCAAGATGCGGCTGAAGAGCAACATACCTGCAGGTTAAGCATGGATTCCCCGAGTCACAAGTCCGGTCCGGGAAATCACGGGAAATATTCCCATTAACCGGGGCCGCGGGTCCGAACACGCAAAAGCCGCTCACTTTGAAGGGTGAGCGGCTTTCGAAATGGTGCCCAAGGGACTCGAACCCCCAGAGGCTCCTTCCCAAGCTGCTATTGGTGAGAATGGTTCGGAAAGTGAGAAAACCTCACCTTCCCCAATAGCTTCCCTAAACGCAGGGAATCTCAGTCCTGAGCTGGCAAAACTTGTCGCCGCGTGGCCGGAACTGCGGCCGGAACTGCAGGCGGCCATCCTTGCGATTATCGGGTGCGGAAAAACGGGCGGTGCGTGATGAGCGCA is from Lacunisphaera limnophila and encodes:
- a CDS encoding PilZ domain-containing protein, which gives rise to MLLFSRILDFSRSAFSGKHEQRRSARYPVAPGFPLKATVNLLGTAQAAISKEAPGAGMSWGGAVADLSANGVSLRLPSASVTTRGERTLLVLALDDFALRIPCTVAHFRTLTAGTWCGLSLQFENDTQRQGYFQLLEAVVIGAGFAPASAPRARAGLQGERYRSESKAILTVWRDQAESRLHSLELTLGELTVRSESGPPKLTVHATGQVDAPPVTGPRHEEMIRFFRIVATNLSKKLPADLRARMQALANPPVIRPAR